Genomic window (Candidatus Paceibacterota bacterium):
TTCAATTGTACCGATCATTTCCTCAGTCTTTTTTATTTTTGAAATATCGAGGTGTTTTTCAGCCCCAGCCACTTCGGCCTGAATGATAAAAAGATTTTGCTGGACCTCCTCGATAATAGCTGCAAATTTTTGATCGGATTCCACCTTCACTAATCCCAAAAAAGAATTAATCTCGTCTAAAGAACCGAGGGCTTCAGCCACGGTGGAGCTTTTTGAGATCCGCTGATCACAACCAAATGTTTTGGTGGTTCCATTATCTCCCTTGCCTGTATAAAGCATTTTTGAAAAAAATTTATTTATAAAATGGGGCTAGCGGACCATTTATATCGTACAAATATTTAAGGTCGTCGTAGGAGATGGTGATCTCCTGTACTCCCAATGAATACGGCGCCACCTGGTACTCATTGAACACGATCCGTAATCCGGCAGAAGTGATAAAGAAAACATCAAAATTGTCGGCGTCTGGAGAAGCCCCTTGCTGAATAGTATCCATGTTGGCATCTTGGCCAAGCTTGTTTTGAAGAGCCTGGATTGAAAACTCAGACAGACGAGACAAATATGAAACATCTGGCACAAAAAGTGATTGCAAGGTAATTTTTTCCCCAGTTTTAGTATTGTAGTTTAAAGAAACCACTTCATGACTAGGATGAGCCGCGCCGGCCGAATAAAATGACTGATCAAGCTGAATAGAAAGAATATTTTGATTGGCATTTTTGTACACCACCTCAAAATCAATAGTGACGCTGCTGGTGCTTGGCTCGTTTGTAACATCAGAGGCTGAGGTTTTGAAATCTGAAACGGCAGCATCAATTGTCTGGGAAATGTCTTGATTAATTTTTTGGGACACTTGATCTTGACCGGCAATACTCACCACGGGCTTTGAAACCGAAATATTTAGATGGTCAGCGGAATCCAGCTCTTGAGTCTGAGCTGAAACCACCCCAATGTCTCCCGCCGAAGAAGTGGCCACCTGAGAAAAAATGGTTCCAGCAGTCGAAGTGCCATTGCTTTGGAGTTTGCCAAAATGAAAAGCTCCCGGACCCGAAAGAAAAACGTAGATTAAAGCCGCCAAGGCAATGGCTACAAAAATAACGATCAGATTACCTCGATCTTTTGGAGTGGACATGCCGTAAGTATATCACGGTCAAAGTTCAAAATGGTGCGCGAGAGAGGACTTGAACCTCCACGCCTTTCGGCATACGAACCTCAATCGTACGTGGTTACCAGTTACACCACTCGCGCATAATATCTAAATATAACTTTGCTGTTGTTTTTCCTCAATAGCTATAGCTCTTTCTATTTTAAGTCTCTTTCTAGCTAAACAATTGACTAAGCGAGTGTAATACATTTTTTTGATAATTTCCAGTGCTTCTTTTTTGGCATATTTTAGCTGGTAGGTGACACACTCTTTGCTGTTGACCACGTGCCCCACTACCCCGAGTTGCTTATTTAGCCTTTTACGAATCCACTCCATATGCATTCTACTTGCAGAGATAAATTCTAAATAAAACATATGACTAGATTTCCATCTTCTGTCCCAATATGAATAAAAAGTGCCATCTCCATCATAACTACCTCTCAAAAAATCATAGAAGTAATTATCAGGTATTTTTATTTCTCCGATAGTTTTTGACTTATTTGGTGTAAAGCCAATACCTAAAAGAAATCTGTAAAACAGGATATCCCCAAACTGGACACGGAAAGCTGTTTTGGTGTTAAATTTGTGTGAGGTTTTTCCAATTTTAATATCTCTAATTTTAAATACCTTTAGAAAGGTTTTTATTTGATCAAGATCTGTGGACACAAAAGAAATGTGTCTGCCATCTGGTGATAAATTTCCATCTGAAGCAAGCAGCCCAAGACCATACACAAAATCAGCTGACCATTTTATATTTATTTTTCCTTTTGGTTTTGGTCCCCTTTTACACATACGACAAGAATACCTCAAGGGAATAGCGATTACCAATTAATAAAACAAAAAAACCACCAACGTGGGATTTTCTAACTTACTACGCTGCCACTTCCGAAGAAACTTCATCTTCAGCTACTTCTTTTGCTGCCTTGGCCGGTGCTTTTACTCGAATCTCCGCCATTTCTATTTTCATACGCTTGCTGATTTCTTTAGCGGCTTGATTGCGAATATAGTAAAGCTTTGAGCGGCGCACTTGAGCGTGCTTGGTCACTTCTACTTTATCAATCAAAGGAGAATAGAGTGGAAAGATTTTTTCAACACCGTAGCCGCCAGAAACTTTGCGGACAGTAAAAGTAGCTCCGGCTTCGGTGCCGTGTTTGCGGGCAAGGACTAGACCTTCAA
Coding sequences:
- a CDS encoding cob(I)yrinic acid a,c-diamide adenosyltransferase, which gives rise to MLYTGKGDNGTTKTFGCDQRISKSSTVAEALGSLDEINSFLGLVKVESDQKFAAIIEEVQQNLFIIQAEVAGAEKHLDISKIKKTEEMIGTIEKELPPITTFFISGGTRLAALFDTARTMARRAERRVVGVHDENIQKISPETLTYLNRLSSLLYALARLTNHLSGITEEPPSYR
- a CDS encoding DUF3298 domain-containing protein, whose product is MSTPKDRGNLIVIFVAIALAALIYVFLSGPGAFHFGKLQSNGTSTAGTIFSQVATSSAGDIGVVSAQTQELDSADHLNISVSKPVVSIAGQDQVSQKINQDISQTIDAAVSDFKTSASDVTNEPSTSSVTIDFEVVYKNANQNILSIQLDQSFYSAGAAHPSHEVVSLNYNTKTGEKITLQSLFVPDVSYLSRLSEFSIQALQNKLGQDANMDTIQQGASPDADNFDVFFITSAGLRIVFNEYQVAPYSLGVQEITISYDDLKYLYDINGPLAPFYK
- the rplS gene encoding 50S ribosomal protein L19, giving the protein MAAVTLSTLDRDERKSLAMKSGDTVKVYQKIQEKGKTRLQVFEGLVLARKHGTEAGATFTVRKVSGGYGVEKIFPLYSPLIDKVEVTKHAQVRRSKLYYIRNQAAKEISKRMKIEMAEIRVKAPAKAAKEVAEDEVSSEVAA